One window of Triplophysa rosa linkage group LG10, Trosa_1v2, whole genome shotgun sequence genomic DNA carries:
- the fas gene encoding tumor necrosis factor receptor superfamily member 6, whose translation MRRRRGECANGTYQHEGKTCCLCPSGYRVISDCKDNNVTQCEICQSGFFATHPNNDHTCRRCTDCHPEATKMEKKDSCSSYSDTVCGCQENYYCDKGHLCRTCQPCDTCEKQGGVKIPCTFTNNTACHGAKESGTGKGGIVAAVVVPLILIIVCLVFFLIYKKQMFCFEDRQMKDDPKLQELLPKDVDLNPYLPEIASILPPKLMKEVARRTGMPEPDIDQHELNHPRDVKEQTYRLLLDWSQSQGLNEAYPTLITKLLELKAKRTADQIRQIVQREQATA comes from the exons ATGCGCAGAAGACGCGGCGAGTGTGCGAACGGGACATACCAGCATGAGGGGAAAACCTGCTGCCTGTGTCCCAGCG GCTACCGGGTTATATCTGACTGCAAAGACAACAATGTTACACAATGTGAAATCTGCCAGTCTGGCTTCTTTGCGACGCACCCAAACAATGACCACACTTGTCGGCGCTGTACAGACTGTCATCCTGAGG CAACCAAAATGGAGAAAAAGGATTCTTGTTCGAGTTATTCTGATACTGTCTGTGGATGTCAGGAGAATTATTACTGCGACAAAGGTCACCTGTGCAGGACCTGTCAACCCTGTGACAC GTGTGAGAAACAAGGAGGTGTGAAAATACCATGCACATTTACCAACAACACAGCGTGCCATGGTGCTAAAGAGTCAGGTACAGGTAAAG GAGGTATTGTAGCTGCCGTTGTGGTGCCACTCATTCTCATCattgtgtgtttggtgttttttcttatatacaaaaaacaaatgttttgttttgaggaCAGACAGATGAAAGATGATCCAAAGCTCCAG GAACTACTCCCAAAAG ATGTTGACCTGAATCCTTACCTGCCAGAAATTGCTTCTATTCTGCCACCAAAATTGATGAAAGAAGTTGCCCGTCGCACTGGAATGCCTGAACCTGATATTGATCAACATGAGTTAAACCACCCAAGAGATGTGAAGGAACAGACCTACAGACTTCTGCTGGATTGGTCTCAGTCTCAGGGTTTGAATGAAGCCTACCCAACTCTCATAACAAAACTTCTGGAGCTGAAGGCCAAAAGAACAGCAGATCAGATCAGACAAATTGTTCAAAGAGAACAGGCTACAGCTTAG